The Pieris napi chromosome 21, ilPieNapi1.2, whole genome shotgun sequence genome contains a region encoding:
- the LOC125060492 gene encoding protein hunchback, whose product MLSCASPAGMPPAPHAHTSSWGNILQPPPIIKSEPMEDGSFAKEQTSGFYSEGFHSASPSSSSKDSNGHSPRSVGSGGEPASFYDTMTLKAKANLGMHLDAYRNGLPYSLLTPPGFENRVADERGASPSYEASYSPRTLPHPVHVSTPISRADATPPKSPRTPSSPDRDHERKTFDRFQDSGFDGMGQNKNDDEGREGSGFEDDFDDEPGLRVPAVNSHGKVKTFKCKQCEFVAVTKLSFWEHSKEHIKPEKMLTCRKCPFVTEYKHHLEYHMRNHLGSKPFQCSQCSYSCVNKSMLNSHLKSHSNIYQYRCADCNYATKYCHSLKLHLRKYKHSPAMVLNLDGTPNPLPIIDVYGTRRGPKQKPLTKMFEQQPCSNSQSQHQPPTHSLFGNHFPVNLPYLPPLLPPSFLFPPNNNFEQRTSPNLPEPMEMRQSISPQSILQQRLSYSERPSENNTSPPPAKSPATSPQTPTSHTNTQAQGNGALDLTNTKTSEAGSPPPAERPTPLTPTTALKNRRKGRAFKLQPAALRLQHEDNKMEAEGSDAESEASNEVPSSSANNAYTCQYCDITFGDLTMHTIHMGFHGYNDPFMCNKCGERSPDRVAFFIHLGRAQHA is encoded by the exons ATGCTAAGTTGTGCTTCCCCCGCCGGCATGCCGCCAGCACCGCATGCGCATACATCTTCTTGGGGCAATATTTTACAACCGCCTCCTATCATT aaatcAGAGCCAATGGAAGACGGAAGCTTCGCGAAGGAACAAACTAGCGGCTTCTACTCAGAAGGTTTTCACAGTGCATCACCTTCATCTTCAAGCAAGGATTCCAACGGACACTCACCAAGAAGTGTCGGAAGCGGCGGAGAGCCTGCATCATTCTACGACACCATGACACTCAAAGCGAAAGCTAATCTTGGTATGCATTTGGATGCCTATCGTAATGGACTGCCTTACAGTTTACTTACCCCCCCTGGTTTTGAGAATCGTGTTGCTGATGAACGCGGAGCGTCTCCAAGCTACGAAGCTTCGTATTCTCCAAGGACTTTACCTCACCCTGTCCATGTATCAACACCAATATCGAGAGCAGATGCTACTCCACCGAAATCACCAAGAACCCCTTCTTCGCCTGACAGAGACCATGAAAGAAAAACATTCGATCGCTTCCAAGATTCTGGCTTTGATGGTATGggccaaaataaaaatgatgacGAGGGTAGAGAGGGTTCAGGATTCGAAGATGATTTCGATGATGAACCCGGCCTGCGAGTCCCCGCTGTTAACTCTCATGGTAAAGTAAAAACTTTCAAATGCAAACAGTGTGAATTTGTAGCCGTTACAAAACTGAGCTTCTGGGAACATAGTAAAGAGCACATTAAGCCTGAGAAAATGCTAACCTGCAGAAAATGCCCTTTTGTCACGGAATATAAGCATCATTTGGAATACCATATGCGGAATCACTTGGGGTCAAAACCCTTCCAATGTTCACAATGCTCTTATTCCTGTGTGAACAAATCCATGCTTAATTCACATCTGAAATCTCACTCAAATATTTACCAATACCGTTGCGCCGATTGTAACTATGCGACAAAATACTGTCACTCTCTGAAACTACATTTACGGAAATATAAACACAGTCCAGCTATGGTGCTAAATTTAGACGGGACGCCCAACCCTCTCCCAATAATCGACGTATACGGCACTCGTCGTGGGCCAAAACAAAAGCCATTAACGAAAATGTTCGAACAACAACCATGTAGTAACAGTCAGTCGCAACATCAACCGCCGACGCATTCTCTATTCGGCAATCATTTCCCCGTTAATTTACCATACCTACCACCACTACTACCTCCATCTTTTCTGTTCCCACCGAATAACAACTTTGAACAAAGAACTTCACCCAACTTGCCTGAACCTATGGAGATGAGACAGTCTATTTCACCACAGTCAATTCTACAACAGCGTTTGTCATATTCCGAACGCCCGTCGGAGAATAACACGTCTCCTCCGCCGGCGAAATCTCCGGCTACCTCTCCTCAGACGCCCACATCTCATACGAACACTCAAGCACAAGGAAACGGTGCTTTAGACCTAACTAACACTAAAACAAGTGAAGCAGGGTCCCCTCCGCCAGCAGAGCGCCCAACACCATTAACCCCTACCACGGCTTTGAAAAATCGTCGAAAAGGCCGCGCATTTAAGTTGCAACCGGCAGCCTTAAGACTTCAACATGAAGATAACAAAATGGAAGCTGAAGGATCAGATGCAGAATCAGAAGCTTCAAATGAAGTTCCATCGTCGTCCGCCAACAATGCGTATACCTGCCAGTATTGTGACATTACATTCGGCGATCTCACTATGCACACAATACATATGGGATTCCATGGATACAATGATCCCTTTATGTGTAACAAGTGTGGTGAGCGGAGCCCCGATCGCGTGGCATTTTTCATTCATCTCGGTCGAGCCCAACATGCCTAG